A genomic window from Halogeometricum borinquense DSM 11551 includes:
- a CDS encoding SDR family oxidoreductase gives MHPKTVLITGCSSGIGRATALAFLEEDWRVYATARNPADIETLGEKGCELATLDVTDGDDVERVIDRIIEEEGHLTCVVNNAGYGQFGPLEDVPTEQVHRQFDVNVYGPHRLIRAALPHMRRQGDGTIVNVSSVAGQISFPGGGVYSGSKFALGAMTDALRNEVSEYGVDAVLVEPGPVATNFTERVEAEVEGSEELPGVERSGAYESFYELLSDTQLLGGGGPAAISPERVAEDIVDAASSTKPRARYYPGTPARIAALARVLPNSWVDTAYSYLRKLA, from the coding sequence GTGCATCCGAAGACGGTCCTTATCACTGGCTGTTCGTCCGGTATCGGTCGCGCCACCGCGTTGGCGTTCTTGGAGGAAGACTGGCGCGTCTACGCGACGGCCCGCAACCCGGCAGACATCGAGACACTGGGCGAGAAGGGCTGTGAGTTGGCGACGCTCGACGTGACCGACGGCGACGACGTTGAACGGGTTATCGACCGAATCATCGAAGAAGAAGGACACCTCACCTGCGTCGTCAACAACGCGGGCTACGGGCAGTTCGGACCCCTCGAAGATGTCCCGACCGAACAGGTCCACCGCCAGTTCGACGTGAACGTTTACGGTCCGCATCGACTGATTCGTGCGGCCTTACCCCACATGCGACGACAGGGCGACGGAACCATCGTAAATGTCTCAAGCGTCGCCGGACAGATTTCGTTCCCCGGCGGCGGCGTCTACTCGGGATCGAAGTTCGCGCTCGGCGCGATGACCGACGCACTTCGCAACGAAGTTTCGGAGTACGGTGTCGATGCTGTCCTCGTCGAACCCGGTCCAGTTGCGACGAACTTCACAGAGCGCGTCGAGGCGGAAGTCGAAGGAAGCGAGGAGTTGCCCGGCGTCGAACGCTCCGGCGCGTACGAGTCGTTCTACGAACTGCTCTCGGACACGCAACTGCTCGGCGGTGGCGGTCCCGCGGCTATCTCGCCCGAACGCGTCGCAGAAGACATCGTGGATGCCGCGTCGTCTACGAAACCACGCGCTCGATATTATCCCGGTACTCCTGCGCGAATCGCCGCATTGGCGCGGGTCCTTCCGAACTCGTGGGTCGATACGGCGTACTCCTACCTCAGAAAGCTTGCCTGA